The following coding sequences are from one Musa acuminata AAA Group cultivar baxijiao chromosome BXJ2-4, Cavendish_Baxijiao_AAA, whole genome shotgun sequence window:
- the LOC135608725 gene encoding uncharacterized protein LOC135608725: MTEGTLVQNHALKMIELIEKLICLGMVLEDNLCVDLMLQPLPDSFSQLKVILPKFLNILREVESTIKKDKLVLYAGETKKKSKTEKSLKKGKDKGRPGKANVTKKDPIKDKGQCFHYGKYGH, encoded by the coding sequence ATGACTgaagggacactggttcagaatcatgccttaaagatgattgagttgatagagaaactcatatgtctaggaatggtcctagaggataacctatgtgtggatcttatgcttcagcccctaccagattctttttctcaGCTTAAGGTGATTCTCCCTAAATTTCTCAATATTTTGAGGGAGgttgagagtactatcaagaaagataagctagttctctatgctggtgagaccaaaaagaaaagtaagacagaaaagtcccttaagaagggcaaggataagggtagaccgggtaaagcaaatgttACAAAGAAAGACccgataaaggacaaaggccagtgtttCCACTATGGCAAATATGGGCACTAG